The Pseudodesulfovibrio sp. JC047 genome includes the window AAACTCGGCCAGCCGCTGGCCAACCTCCGTGGCCCCAACTCCCTCCTCCACCCGAAGCGAAGTAAACGCGGTCAGCCCTCGGCCAAGGGTTTTATGGTTCACAATACACTCATACCCCTCAATGACATCGGCCTGCTTCAGCTTCCGCACACGTTCAAGCACTGCAGACGGTGCCTTACCGACCTTTCTGGCAATTTCTGCGTTGGAAACCTTCCCGTCAGCCTGAAGGATGTTCAAAATTTCCAAGTCCAATTTGTCGATTTTTCTATTATTCATAGTTAAAATGAATAATATTCTTTCTATTTTCTGTCAATCCCCCTTCCCAAACTGCATGATTAATCCACATGTCAACCTTTCCATTTTTCAAAACCTCAGCTATTTAAAGGAGTCGATTCAATCCAAACAGGAGACATACGCAGGACGGCATGGAGTGAAAAAACAATCGCAGACACTACACATTTCTGACGCAACGGTGTCCGTTTCCGACCACAAAGGCACCCGAATCATCACATTGGGCGGTCGTCTTGACGCGGCTGGTATCGCGGCTATTTGGGACCAGACGCTCTCGATGCTGTCTCCTGTTTCGTCCTCGGACCTCACTGCCGATTTACGAGACGTCACCTACCTCGACGGGGCCGGGGTTGCCCTTCTTCTCAAACTCAAACAGATGGCAACGGAACACCATGCCAAATTTTCGCTGGCCCATCTCCGGGACGAAGATCGACACCTTATCGATCTGGCCTGGAACAGCACCCCCACCGCACAGCCACTGGATGAACAGGACCGCCCGGGACTGGTCGAATCCATCAACGCACACATCAAAGACGTCTGGCTTGGCATCCATGAAATGATCGCCTTTGTCGGAGAATCTGCGGTACTCCTGACTCAGGCCATGATACATCCTCGACAAGTTCGCTGGAAAAATGTTCTCCATTCCTGCATCAACGTCGGTGTGGACTCGCTGTTCATCATCACGCTCATCGGCTTTCTCATGGGGCTTATCATGTCGTTCCAATCCGCTGTCAGTCTGGAACGCTTTGGTGGCGAAATATTTGTTCCCAACATGCTCGGGCTGGTCATGTTCCGTGAAATGGGACCACTGGTCACGGCCATTCTGTTGGCTGCCCGATCAGGCTCGGCCTTTGCCGCCGAAATCGGCACCATGAAAATCAACGAAGAACTGGACGCCCTGACCACCATGGGACTCTCCCCCATGCGCTTTCTGGTTGTGCCAAAAATCATCGCCACCATGATAGTGGTTCCCTTGATGATTCTTTTTTTCAATCTCGCATCGCTGGTCGGCGGGGCCGTGGTCATGCTCTCCATGGGATACCCACTGGTCACGTTTACCTCGCGCGTTTTTTCCTATCTGGATTACAGTGATTTCTGGAGCGGCATGGGCAAGGGAATCATCTTCAGCTTCCTGGTTGCCGGTGTGGGATGCCTCCGCGGCATCCAGACTCGATCCGGTGCCAGTGCCGTCGGGTTGTCCACCACCAGCGCAGTGGTCTCCGGCATCATCCTCATCGCCTTTGCCGACGGTATCTTCGCCATGGCATTCTATTATATAGGAATATAGACATGAGCGAACACGAAACCGTCATACGCGTCAAAAACCTCACCTGCGGATATGGGGACACTGTCATCCTCAAGGATATCAATTTTGATATCACGAAAGGAGAAATCTTCATCATTCTTGGCGGGTCAGGCTGTGGGAAATCCACATTGCTCAAAAACATGATCGGCCTGATCCCCCCCATGCAAGGACACGTCCTGTACGGTGAGCAGGACCTGACCGCAGCACACGGCGACAAACGCAACGAAATCATCCGTAAATTTGGAGTAATGTACCAGATGGGGGCCTTGTTCGGCTCCATGACACTCCTGCAAAACGTCATGCTTCCGCTGGAAGAATTCACGGACCTTCCACCAGAGGCCATACGCATCATCGCCACATCCAAACTGAATATGGTGGATCTGGGCACTGCGATCCACAAAATGCCCGCAGCCTTGTCCGGAGGCATGAAAAAACGGGCAGCCATTGCCCGTGCCATGGCTTTGGACCCCGGCATTCTTTTTCTGGACGAACCAGGAGCTGGGCTTGATCCCATTTCCAGTGCGTCATTGGACCAACTCATCCTCGATCTGTCCAACAACCTTGGCATCACTTTTGTCATCGTCACCCACGAGTTGGAATCCATTTACAAAATCGCGGATCGAGTTATCATGCTTGACAAGGACGCTCAATCAATCGTTGCCGAAGGGGATCCCAGAAAACTCAGGGACACCTCGGATAACGCATTTGTCAGACGTTTTTTCCGCCGAGAACCGGAGCTGGAAGCCATTGAAGAGGCCCCCTCTCAAACGGCAAACAAGGATATGGAATGACACGAAAAAGAGAGTATTTCAA containing:
- a CDS encoding Lrp/AsnC family transcriptional regulator, with translation MNNRKIDKLDLEILNILQADGKVSNAEIARKVGKAPSAVLERVRKLKQADVIEGYECIVNHKTLGRGLTAFTSLRVEEGVGATEVGQRLAEFPEVLEVHYTAGRDSYLVKVRVEDTEALQATLAKFGTIGPVRDTNSTIVLTTVKESRVIPLPFDIE
- a CDS encoding ABC transporter permease, whose protein sequence is MKKQSQTLHISDATVSVSDHKGTRIITLGGRLDAAGIAAIWDQTLSMLSPVSSSDLTADLRDVTYLDGAGVALLLKLKQMATEHHAKFSLAHLRDEDRHLIDLAWNSTPTAQPLDEQDRPGLVESINAHIKDVWLGIHEMIAFVGESAVLLTQAMIHPRQVRWKNVLHSCINVGVDSLFIITLIGFLMGLIMSFQSAVSLERFGGEIFVPNMLGLVMFREMGPLVTAILLAARSGSAFAAEIGTMKINEELDALTTMGLSPMRFLVVPKIIATMIVVPLMILFFNLASLVGGAVVMLSMGYPLVTFTSRVFSYLDYSDFWSGMGKGIIFSFLVAGVGCLRGIQTRSGASAVGLSTTSAVVSGIILIAFADGIFAMAFYYIGI
- a CDS encoding ATP-binding cassette domain-containing protein — translated: MSEHETVIRVKNLTCGYGDTVILKDINFDITKGEIFIILGGSGCGKSTLLKNMIGLIPPMQGHVLYGEQDLTAAHGDKRNEIIRKFGVMYQMGALFGSMTLLQNVMLPLEEFTDLPPEAIRIIATSKLNMVDLGTAIHKMPAALSGGMKKRAAIARAMALDPGILFLDEPGAGLDPISSASLDQLILDLSNNLGITFVIVTHELESIYKIADRVIMLDKDAQSIVAEGDPRKLRDTSDNAFVRRFFRREPELEAIEEAPSQTANKDME